In the genome of Daucus carota subsp. sativus chromosome 9, DH1 v3.0, whole genome shotgun sequence, the window TGGGAAAGCTATAATGGAAAAGGTGGAGAATTGGATATTAGCACGAGATGAAGAGCGGTGGCTAGAAGAATACATGAAGGTCAGTTTTTTAATGATTGCCTATCATCCAGCCATGATACCAGTATAATGATTAATTTTTCCATTCCACAAATACTTTATAGGACGAGAATTGCTATTCAGTCAGCAGAGGCGCACACAAAAATCTGAAAAGAGCAGAACGTGCCCGGATTATGGTTAACAAAATTCCTAGTAAGGCCACTATTAATTTTAAAGTCAAGTATTGAAACATAGACACGACTACTTCCGAGATAGCATTTTGCTGGCAGTTCATTAATtgaaaaaatgtaaatgatAGAATGCAGATTATTTATGTAAATGATAGAATGCAGATAATTTATATTGCAAAAtgtaatatcaaaattttgtgaTGGATAAAAGCTAAAGCATTTCCTAAGTAGATATAGTACAGCAATTAGAACTGGAATGAGCTTGGCAAAATTCAAGGCGCTGCAAGTCCATGACACAAACTTAAGTACTACATAGGAGTATTCACATTGTACAGGAGTGTTAATAACCTGATCAGTGCTTGAATAAGTTTTGTAATGTGAACAATACTATGCAGAGTTTTGTAATTTGAACATCACTGTGCAGGTTTGATGGATTTGCTAAGAGCCAAAACTAAGAGCTGGgaacaagaaagaaataaaGTTTTCCTATATGACCAGGTAATGCAATTATTTTAAAGTACTTAAGAACATACTAAGTGGATTATCTCTGAAACGATATCAATTTTAGCATGCACTCACTAAAAGAGAGGTATTCTAGATATTCATAGCCGAGGAGAAAGCTACCATTATGACAAACGCGCACTGTTATTGATAACTAAAGCGATGTTTCTAGGACCCCAATTCATTAACAACAATGTCCTTGTTCAagccttaaatataatataaaaaataatgtcttagtgatttaggacatagTTAaccaacttcaactccaacaatgtgccttatccttaatatatgtttaatattttattacttctctttcatcattatagtacaatataaagtagagagagaaaggagtgtgtataaaaatttattgtaaaatataGGATAGGGCAAGGACAGAGGTGCCTTATAAATTAGGCTTGAAGAGGTTGTCccagtgatataaggcatcactaggacattgttggatcaacatttttcatcaaatgccctaaattATGATTTAGAACATGTTATAaggcatctcttggacttgctctaagcacCTCACATTGATAAAGACTTCAGAGCAGCCCATTTAAATTCCTAAATACACAAAAAATCATAAAGCACACGTTCTAATGTTATTTCATCACACTCAGTTCAATAGTATTCATTAGAAGTGTGAAACACTGACATCAAAAAAGGTGGGCTGATCTAGTTTTCATACAAGGTTTGAACTTTGAACTCCAAAGTATTGATGAAATCTGGTTTATGGTATTGCACAATGATAGAAGTGCGAACTCGTTGCATAAGCAGAGACATTTACATAGTGTAAGTGTAAAACTAGTAAAAGAAGATCTTAACTGAAATATTGAGTTCAAAGCTTGTGTAAATAGTGATCATACTTGTTCACATGAAGGCAAAGTATGCATTCTGCAACCTTGTTCtttacttaaaaatttatgTTCATTGCTGAGTCATCACAATATGCATATAACTAATAAGCTTCCAACTATGTGTGCTTCTATGCTATGGTAAACATgctgataaaaaatatatgttcctTATCAGATTCCTCTATTGGCAATGTTAGAACAATACAATGTGCTGAGAAAAGGAGGAGAAGAAGCAAAGGGAGAAGGTTTGAATATATTCTTAATATTGTTTAATAGATAAACACAAGCAAGAACCTctatgtttatatttttcattgatAATTAGCAacttatatatatgaatatgaattattaaatataacagATGATGACATCATAATTTTCACAAAATATCTGTTCTGTTTACTAATGATTGCTTAACTTTCATAGGAAAAGAAAAAGGTACAAAATTTGGAATTTGAACAAGAAAGTTTGTTCGGGCCCAGCCCAGGCACAAGCAATAGGCATCTTCCTAACAAAAGCATACATAGAAGCCATGGCAGCGCTGCGCCTCTAGACAGAGAACTTACTTTAAGTATACAACAATTTGGGATCAAGTAGCAACCATCCACCAACTCAAGGCATGCTCTCTACAAAGGAAGGAAATCAATTTAAGAAATTTACAGGCAGTACTACTGCTTATAAGGAAGAAACAATAACTATGGTCTCAACATATTCTGGGCCATTTTCCATCTGAATACGCAAAGTCATTTGTACAGAtacacacaaaaaataaaaataaaatcattggaGGTGGCAGAGGATAGAGGGTGTTTGTCAACTCGGAGACTGATTTGCAGAAGAATGAATCACTTTGTTATagattttagtcaaaataatcCTTGAGTTACGTTTAGGAATAAGATTGTAGCACTATGACAATCTTTTTCAAAATAGTCATGACaatcttttttttaaagtacAGGTTTGAAAACGTAATAAGACCATCCTACAGAACGGGTCATCTACAATTACAAATAAATGGGTATGTTATGTCTATGATTATATGTGCCTACAAGTATCTCATTCTACTTGAAAATCTGCTAGTAGGCACAGAATCAAGAGATGAAGTTACTACCATggtaaatataacaaaatttgtTTATACATTCATTGAAGTGAGTATGAGATtagaatttcaatttttttaaataatgtttCCTCTCATTGCAGCTACGAGTCAATACATGTATTGACTTTCTATAGGAAACTTGAGCTAGAAAGTAACATACTTAACTGGCACAGAAGAGAAGTGACAACAAAGGCTTGATGCAATCTCATAGAAAATGATACTACATTAATAACACACATAAGccataaaataaaagataaaagcAAAGGGAAAACAGTGAAAGCATGAGGACCTAAGAAGCCGCCTTGTGAAAGATATGATCGATGCGGCGAGTGCGAGGTGGAAGCAGCTTATCATCGGAAGGGCGAGTTGGCAGTGGCGGTGATTTAGCAGAGGGCATTGGTAAGGAATCCAGGAGGAAATCAGAGGTAGGTTGGTGCCTTTTAACCGCAATTCTGAGGTAGTCCAGATTAACAGTCTTACGCTTCTTCTCAATGGCAACTAGAGCACATCTTTTGGCCAGTGATTCCATGAAGAGATCCAGTGAGCAGGATACGAGAAACAGAGCTTCTGAGTTTATTTTCTTGATGTCTTTGTCTAATTTCATCATCCTCTTTATCCGACCCGATGGAAATGTGGGTTGTATCGTCTCATTCTCATCCGCCTCCTCTCTCATTTTTCACGAGCTCACCGATGAACCCCAAATTGTCTGCAACTTAACTAGTATTAGCCTATTAGGGTTATAAATCGAGCGGGAGTTTTTTCCTCTTTTGGTGGAGGGAATTTTCTACTTTTCGTTTTTAACTATTTTCGTGTGGGGTTAATTTTCTATCTCATCACTATATTCGATCAAAATTTTCAGTTAGTTTACCGAATGAAAAAAACTTTCACTCAACTAATTGTATCATTTAAAACTTGCAAAAAAGTCATTTCGTTAGTCTCCGTTAAAAAATTAACGTGTTAATGTTCTATTTTATCActattttgatcaaaaatttcaATTGCCCTATTGAGCCTGCCAAAATGGACGGAGGGCCATCCTCCAAAACCTGTTAATACTCTTCATATGAAAACTTCTCCAGAGTAAGCAACCCTTATTTCTCAGTTCCTAGACTAACGAAGCAATGATAATAGAGCCTCAGACCCAAGTCGCATGCCATTAGCCAATGCACAGCGCTATCAAGAAACACCCCATGCTCGGTAGCCAATACACAACACTATCATCACGCACACAGAATCATACCCAAAACCATAAGTAACAAACTGACTTCATTTTCGAATAATACACAGGATATTCAACTGGGAAAACCGGTAACAACTTGTGCTTTCGAGTAGCGTAACAATTTGTGCTTTCAAGTAGCAGGGTTCACCAAAACAAGGCTAAGATTAGGAGGTTCAGGCTGGGAAATAGTTTTGAGAACACATGTATCAAGATATTCAGCAATTAAAAGCAAAATTAAGCCATCACAAGAAGCAAGAAAATGAGCATCACAATGTGTGAAAAGGTGATCGATAAAAGTAACAGAAGGATTatcaaaatcaaagtctgtATAACAGATACTAAAACAATCAATGGAtctgaaaaatatatgcaattcCATCAAAATTAACGTTTGCCGTTAAAGTTAAAGATATAATTTAACGGTGACGAAATGTTTTTTAAACTTAATTATGTGATTGTAagtttttagatattttattatttaaatgaaaattttttgactcggtaggcTGACTGAAAGTTTTGGTTCAGTACAGTGatgaaatagagcattaaccctTTTTGCGAGCTAGATAATATTTGATGAATCAACTTATTAAGAATTTTCAATGGGGTcatctaactaaaaaattattaatcgtTCTTTAATAAATTAGCCTTTTCTTTATCtgaaaacaattataaaatgaTCCAAAGATACAGAAAAACTAACATGTATCACTTTCTTAAACATAAAATGTTCtggttaaatataaaaaaaaacttagaaAGTCATCATAAAACTTATaccaacaaatatttttttcccgTAGGGATGAATAAGTAAGAAAATGTGAAAATGTGACTTAAAActagttatataaagtaaaacTCGTTTGATTTAACTCGATATGTTTTTATCGGTTCTCATATCAAAAAATGGTATATACTGGATAAACAATCATGATATTTCAGGGTAAAAGGACATTACATATCAAGGGTGAAAAGAATACACAACTAATCTATCTTTTAGGGtctaaaaaaatgagaaaaatacaTCTTCAATAATAATTGTTAAGTTTACTCTCCgttatatatcatttttattgACTTCATCCGGATATAAGAGTTAATCGGAACATATTGGATTTGAAGAGTTAAATTGATCAAGTTAAAACATTAAACCCATATCGACACACATCCAAACAATGAATAAAAAAGCTctttaagtttatattataaGACGGATTTAGTCTTTCTTAaattcttataaatttatatgattttgtttgagaaaaatatttatatgatttttgaaaTACGATTCTTTATTTAGTTTCAaggatttgatatttgattgaaatatcatgctataatataaaacatagaATATGATATGAATGCAATTTTTGTGAGTTAAATAATGTATTTACAAGTCAATAACGAGTATGGACAATTTGATTAGTGAAATAAGTGGCCAAACAGGTCGCAGTGACAACAGCGGGTTTCTGCTCCTCTCTTAAAACCCTAGCTGTGAGTTTGGCTGCTaccacatatatattatatacacagagagagagagaatcgAAGAGCAAGTATGGATCCCAATCAAGCTGACCTTGAACGACTGATGCTCTTCGAGCACGCTCGTATTACTGCCGAAGCCAATTACAATAAGAACCCCAACGATGCTGATGTTTGTTCTCTCTACCCTTTTCTCTCCATCCTATTTATACCGTCTTGTCTGTCTTTTTTTACCATATATTATCACTTGGCTATCTCATAAATTATCTGATCACTTGTCATTCTtcttgttatataattaatgtttctttaatttatttatcttgttGCTTACTTGCTATTCAATTAGTGACTTCGTACTCAGTTGTAATTGTGTGCCTTTGCAGAACCTAACTAGATGGGGCGGTGCACTACTCGAATTATCTCAATTTGGCGGTATCACTGAATCTAAACAGATGATTAGGGGTATTCCTTTTACTTTTGTTGGTTGTCGGTCTACATATTCCTTGCCTTACTGCTTGCTCTTTTCTGTTCGTTGATTGGGGGCAAACTATGCAGATGCTGTTTCAAAGCTGGAGGAGGCTTTAGTTATCCATCCTAGAAAGCATGATGCTTTGTGGTGTTTAGGGAATGCATTTACTTCTCATGCTTTTTTGACTCTGGACATCAGCGATGCTCAGGTTTATTTTGACAAGGCATCTGAATGTTTCCAAAAAGCCGTAGACGAGGTGTAcacctttatttattttttatttttttatcatctatTGCTTGTCGTAGTTCTCGATTGGAACCTGACATGGTTTATATGTTGTTGGTTTAGAGTCCAGGAAATGAACTCTATATTAAGTCCTTGGAAGCCACTGCTAAGGTATTTTATCTAATATGGGCCTGCTGCTGTTTTTATATTCCCGTTACacctcatttttttttttcttctgcatTGTTTTATGTATTCATATAGATGTGCTGCTAGTATTGCTTAACCCCTGAACATATCCCTTAGGCGCCAGAAATGCACATGGAGCTTCATAAGCATGGAGGATTTCAACAGGCTATGGCCGGAGGTTCCGCTACTACAAAAGCAGAGGTTTTATTATTACATTGCATATATTTTTCCTAGTAGCAGTACTATCACCCTTGGGAATTAAAGAAAGTTTTCTAGTTGCTGGCTCTGGGAGCATTGACAATGATGTCTAgtggatcaaattttaatttttaatatgtgtgtgtgtgtgtgtgtgtgttcatCAGTGGatcaaatcttaatttttaatgtgtaaacacacacacacacacacatatctctgtgtgtgtatgtgtgtgtaagaTATAAATAAAAGGGGATCAAAAGGTACAGCCTTGCAGGTTTAGATTtcaaatgtaaaattttaaagggGGGGAGGCCCACGAGGGTGAGTGGTGCAGTAGAAGCAAAAGTTCTTCTCATCTTCTCTAACCCTTTGCAGTCACTAACAATATTTTTGGGCAAGAGTCAATTTCGTGTTGCCGAGT includes:
- the LOC108200595 gene encoding uncharacterized protein LOC108200595; amino-acid sequence: MREEADENETIQPTFPSGRIKRMMKLDKDIKKINSEALFLVSCSLDLFMESLAKRCALVAIEKKRKTVNLDYLRIAVKRHQPTSDFLLDSLPMPSAKSPPLPTRPSDDKLLPPRTRRIDHIFHKAAS
- the LOC108200211 gene encoding mitochondrial import receptor subunit TOM20; the encoded protein is MDPNQADLERLMLFEHARITAEANYNKNPNDADNLTRWGGALLELSQFGGITESKQMIRDAVSKLEEALVIHPRKHDALWCLGNAFTSHAFLTLDISDAQVYFDKASECFQKAVDESPGNELYIKSLEATAKAPEMHMELHKHGGFQQAMAGGSATTKAEHSKKAVSSDLKYDICGWIILVVGIVSWVAMAKSNVPPTPR
- the LOC108200596 gene encoding 65-kDa microtubule-associated protein 8-like, which produces MEKVENWILARDEERWLEEYMKDENCYSVSRGAHKNLKRAERARIMVNKIPSLMDLLRAKTKSWEQERNKVFLYDQIPLLAMLEQYNVLRKGGEEAKGEGKEKGTKFGI